The nucleotide window CGGAATTGCCCAATATCAAGTTCCGCGAATTCGTCGGGATAATGGCGCAGTCGATTCAAGCCCTCACCCATCAAAATCACCGTACCGCGCCAGTTTTGATTGCTTAAGTGGTAGATGGCCACGGCGATTTGGATAATGCCTTGGTAGAGCTGTTTCTCAGGGCCAACGGATGGGATCCAGATGGCTTCGAGGGTGTCATGGCAAGCGTAAAATTCGCCTTGGTTGAATTCATTGATGCCTTGCCAAAATTCTGGGGGTAGGGATTCGTCCATGCTTTGGGGCTGATTTGGATGGTGGGTGGGCTGCAGCCTGAATCGTCATTAATTCATTGACTGCGTGTGTCAAGGACTGTGTGCGTCAAGTCGATGACTTGGTGGCGTTGAGCGATTTTTCCGATGCCGTTGGGTCGTTTGATTCGGCTACGGTGTCCGGCTCGGCTATGGCATCTGAGGCGGCGACGGTATCAGCCGGATTGGCTTCAATTGCCCCGGCAGCGGGGCTTGACTCAACCACTACTGGCTCTAACCGATGAATCCGCACGGATTGGAGTCGGGGCCCATCGGCGGCCAGTAGGGTCAGCTCACAGTCGCCATATTGGAGGGTTTCGCCGATGCTGGGAATCCGCTGCCATTGATAAAACAATAAGCCGCCTAGGCTCCGGTACTCCCCGGTAATCGGTAATTCTAAGCCTAAATCTTCATTAATATCTTCGACATCAAGATGAGCCTGGACGATCGCTGTATTAGCATCCAGTCGTTCAATCCCCTCTTTCGCTTCGTGACCAATTTCTGGTGTTTCGCCAATAATTTGACTGATTAAGTCCTGTAAGGTGACCAGACCCGCAGTACTGCCAAATTCATCCACCACAACGCTCATATGTTGTCCGGATTGCTGCATCAGGGTGAGCAGCTCGTCGAGGGGTGTGGATTCGGGTACGAAAGTCACGGGCTGAACCCATGGGGCAATTGCTTCATCGAGGGTTAAGCGACCGGATACAAGGGGATCGGCCAGATCTTTGAGCTGAATAATCCCGACAATATCGTCGAGGGATTCATCGATCGCGATATAGCGCGAATGACGCGATTGGGCCACTTCCTCCAATAGCGAACGGACTGTCGTGAACTTGTCGATCGCGATCATCTGCGGTCGTCGCACCATAATTTCGTCGGCTTGGACTTCTCCAAACTCAAATACATTGCTGAGCAGTTCGCGTTCGTCGGCTTCGATGCCGGAGGCTTCGGTCGAAGAGGCGATGATCAACTGCAACTCTTCAGCACTGACTTGGTTGTACCAGCCTTGTCCGGTATATTTGATGCCCCCCATCCGGAGCAAAAATCGCGTGGATTGATTTAATACCCAGATGAATGGATTAAATAAGCGGCCGATCGCGATACTCACGGGGGCCACGAACCGGGCAATTTCTTCGGAATATAGTAGGGCCAGCGACTTGGGGCAAAGTTCGCCCAGGACAATCTGTAAGTAGGCAATACTAAAGAAGGCGATTGGAATGGCCAGGGAATGCACTGCCATGCGTTTGAAATCGGCATCCAGTGGGAGACTCGCCAGCCAATTAGCAACTACCTGGGCCATGGCCCGTTCACTAATCCAACCTAATGCCAGACTGGATAGCGTAATGCCTAACTGGGTCGTGGATAGGAGCCGATCAAGGCTATCTTGCAGTTCTTGAACCGTTTTGGCTTGGACATCACCGGCATCAACCAGCTGTGAAATCCGCGATCGACGGACTGACACCACCGCAAACTCAGCCATCACAAAGAAGGCATTAATTGCAATCAAGATCATAATGGCCAAACCCCGAGCAATGAGTTCAGCCGTTGAGATTGAGTTGGGTGGAGACAGCACGGTAGCGGTGAAATAGCCCGGATGGGGCAAAAGGGAAAACATGGTGCAGAGGGGGGTGTCCGTAATGGCGGCTTATACCGGGAAAGCCATTACTGAATGGGGATATCAGCAAGACGGAACTGTAGCTTTTGTTCGGGATAGTCGCTCAGTTGCAGTGTTACGGTTTCTGCCCCTTCGAGACTGTTATTGGGTAACTTAACCGAGCCGGAGAAGGTTTCGCTATTGGTGGGGATTTCCGAAGGTAAGCCGATCGTTTCTGCGGCGATGATCCGGCCTTGGTTATCGGTAATGGTCAAAAATGTGTAGCGAAACTGGACGGCTTTCGGACTTTTATTGCTGATCGTAATATCGAGGAGTCGTGCTTCGCCATCGCGCCGGCTAGAAAGCACTTCAAGGGTGACGCCATCAATGCTGTCGCTGAGCGGTAGTTGAGCCATTGGGACTGACGGTTTAGCTTCTTTAGTCTTGGCCGCGTCTTTTTTGTCATTGGCTTTGCTGCTGCGGCCGCCACCCTTGGCGGTGCTAGCCAGCCGTTCTTTCATCGACTTGATGATGTCGGCTTCACGCATCAGGACGATGCCATCCTTACCTTCTTTGCTATTCGCTGATTTAGCACGGGTTTTCTGGGGCCGGGAGTCTGGCTGTGTAATGCCCTTCAGTGCATCTCGGCCGATCGAAAAACCGCTAAAGGCACTTGCTAGTCCCGCACCGATCATTAGAAAGAGCAAAGCAAACGTAAAAGTGACCGTCGTGTTGAGTTTCATGACCAACTGGGGAAAAGGGCAACAACCGTTGAAGTTTGATTCATCACGTTAGCACTGATTATGGCGGCTTTTGCCGGACTACGCTGACATAAATTGTGCGGCGTCAGTGGTAATTGCTTTGAATTCTAATCTGTCCCGTTAAGTTTGGGCGATCGGTTGATTGATTCAATCCTTTCAAGGATCCGCTGTTAGATGATGTTGCTGGGTTGGTACGTCACGGAATGTGTACGACTGTAATGTGTTGGATTGATTGAACCTGCATTAGAATAGTTGAGCGGGTGATGCGCGGAGTAATCAACCAGTTCACCTGGGATTAATCTGACTTATGCTCATCCCTCATTTGCTTTCGTGACATACCGCCAGGGTTGGCCGAGCGGTTTAGGCAGCGAACTCATAATTCGCCTCAGGCGGGTTCAACTCCTGCACCCTGGACTATTAAAAGCTGATCATTCGAAGCCCCCGCAAGAAGTTCTTGCGAGGGCTTCGTTGTATAGCATTAACCAGTCAAGGACTCTGCTACATCAGGCGGGGCACCGGCTAGTCACTAGCAGTCGTCGTGCCTGCTGGTTTTGCTGTCCCATCTTCATTGGTTGTCTTTTCGCCGTCAGAATTGGTATTTTCCTCTTGACGATCGTCCGGACGACGACGGTTATAACGACCAGAATTTGTCCGCTTCCGGAACTTCCGGGCATAGGCCTGGTTACGCAGTGCCTTTTCTTTCTTCAAATTGCGGCGCTTTGCCATTGGGTGGACCCCTCTCCTACAGATTCAAAAGTGGTGGACAGAAAATGCTTGAGCGCGGGGGGCTTCATCCCCTGCTGATTCGTCTGACCGGGAAAGTCAACCTATCCAATTGCTCAATAGCTGGTTAACCTTTGGGCCTTAAGCGACGGAAGCCGAAAAATATGCAGCCCGAAAAAGTCACCAGTATTCGATGTTAACGCGAAATGTCATCTTATGCTCAGGCGAAATGATGAATTTGCCTGAAGCAGGGCGCTGGGGGCAGATTTTTTCGGCAGGGGCAAATGTTTGTTTATCCTAGTAGACTGAACAGGCGCAATTTTGAGTCAGCCGTATTGTCTTGCGTTGCAGGGCTCAAAGTATTGCGGCACTAGCTGCTGTCAAATCGTAGTGTTGGATTTTTTAACCATAGATCATCATGTCTGGACATAGTAAATGGGCAACAATCAAGCGCCAGAAAGCGCGGGTTGATGCGAAACGGGCCAATGTCTTTACGAAGATTGCACGGGAAATAATTGTGGCGGCCAGGCAAGGTGCTGATCCCCTGGGGAATTTCCAATTGCGGACGGCGATCGATAAAGCAAAAGCGGCCGGCATTCCGAATGACAATATTGATCGGGCGATTGCCAAGGGCGCTGGTACCTGGAGCGATGGTGAGTCCCTGGAAGCAATGCGTTATGAAGGTTATGGCCCTGGTGGTGTGGCTTTAGTGATTGAGGCGTTGACGGATAATCGCAATCGTACCGCTGCCGATTTGCGCACGGCATTTAGCAAAAATGGCGGCAATTTGGGCGAGATGGGTTGTGTCAGCTTTATGTTTGAGCAAAAGGGCGTTGTGGAAGTGACATTTGATCTGACGCCGACCGGCCGGGGGCGCAGCAAAACGGTGGCAATGATCGATGAGGATGCACTGCTAGAAGCCTGCTTGGAAGGTGGCGCTGAGACCTACGAACTCAGCGAAATTGACAATGGCAAGGTGGCCGAGATTGTGACGGATATGGCGAATTTGGAGAACTTGAGCCAAGCTTTACGGGCGCGTGATTATCAGGTGACAGGTGCCGAGTTTCGTTGGATACCGCAGACGACAGTGGAAGTGACGGATTTAGGCCTTGGGCAATCCTTGATCAAGCTAATTGATGTGATTGACGAGCTTGACGATGTGCAGTCCGTTACGCCTAACTTCGCCATGAGTGATGACCTAATGGCGGCGATCACCTAAATCGGTTCGGGTGAGTTGGCGCATCGGTGGTTATCGAATTCGTTGTCGATCGTGGCATAGGAAAACTCCAGCGCGATTCGGGATGCCCCTCCTAAATCATGCTGGAGCCTGTGCTCTATACGTCCTCCAACCTAACAATGGGGACGTCGGTCAGACTTCCTCTAGACGGCTCATCCGATCGGGTGAATTTGTGTCGTTTGACACAAACGGGCCGCAATATTTCGTGGTAGACCATAAAAAATCTCCGAAGTCTTTACTTCAATTGGCTAAAAGCCTCTATCTGCAAAGCTCCGGAGTAGTATGCTCTATACTTTCAATTTTTATATTAGGTCTTGTCACTTGATGGTGACTTCCTCTAAGTGGCTCACCCGATCGGGTGGTTCTTGGGTTGTTCAACCGGCCATAATAAAAACCCCGACACGTTTACTTTGATCGGCTAAAAGCCTTTCTCAGTAAAGCCCCGGAGCAGTGCTCTATACTTTCAATTTTTATATTAGGTCTTGTCACTTGATGGTGACTTCCTCCGATCGGGTGATTCGAGTAAAACCATTTTTGTTTGTTGAAGCGGATGCAGTCGGTCGTGCCGCAATCATCGGTCGCGCCGCAGTTATAAGCGGTATTGTTGGTAGACTTCGCTTGCCGCCCGTTGCAGAATCGAGTGGCGAAAGACCAAAGCATTCATATCGTCGGTGTAGCCTCCACCAATGACGCAGGCCACGGGGTAGCCGGCGGCAAGGCAGGTTGAGAAGACTTGCATTTCGCGACGGTGGAGGCCGCTATTGGTGAGAGCGAGCTTGCCGAGGCGGTCGGCAATATGCA belongs to Romeriopsis navalis LEGE 11480 and includes:
- a CDS encoding DUF309 domain-containing protein, producing the protein MDESLPPEFWQGINEFNQGEFYACHDTLEAIWIPSVGPEKQLYQGIIQIAVAIYHLSNQNWRGTVILMGEGLNRLRHYPDEFAELDIGQFREEIAELLEILQNLGAERIADFRWASTADTITNQHQTNDDNGQKVMRPRPIIQKAIPSLEN
- a CDS encoding hemolysin family protein; the encoded protein is MFSLLPHPGYFTATVLSPPNSISTAELIARGLAIMILIAINAFFVMAEFAVVSVRRSRISQLVDAGDVQAKTVQELQDSLDRLLSTTQLGITLSSLALGWISERAMAQVVANWLASLPLDADFKRMAVHSLAIPIAFFSIAYLQIVLGELCPKSLALLYSEEIARFVAPVSIAIGRLFNPFIWVLNQSTRFLLRMGGIKYTGQGWYNQVSAEELQLIIASSTEASGIEADERELLSNVFEFGEVQADEIMVRRPQMIAIDKFTTVRSLLEEVAQSRHSRYIAIDESLDDIVGIIQLKDLADPLVSGRLTLDEAIAPWVQPVTFVPESTPLDELLTLMQQSGQHMSVVVDEFGSTAGLVTLQDLISQIIGETPEIGHEAKEGIERLDANTAIVQAHLDVEDINEDLGLELPITGEYRSLGGLLFYQWQRIPSIGETLQYGDCELTLLAADGPRLQSVRIHRLEPVVVESSPAAGAIEANPADTVAASDAIAEPDTVAESNDPTASEKSLNATKSST
- a CDS encoding YebC/PmpR family DNA-binding transcriptional regulator — protein: MSGHSKWATIKRQKARVDAKRANVFTKIAREIIVAARQGADPLGNFQLRTAIDKAKAAGIPNDNIDRAIAKGAGTWSDGESLEAMRYEGYGPGGVALVIEALTDNRNRTAADLRTAFSKNGGNLGEMGCVSFMFEQKGVVEVTFDLTPTGRGRSKTVAMIDEDALLEACLEGGAETYELSEIDNGKVAEIVTDMANLENLSQALRARDYQVTGAEFRWIPQTTVEVTDLGLGQSLIKLIDVIDELDDVQSVTPNFAMSDDLMAAIT